The Anolis carolinensis isolate JA03-04 chromosome 2, rAnoCar3.1.pri, whole genome shotgun sequence genome has a window encoding:
- the adgre5 gene encoding adhesion G protein-coupled receptor E5 codes for MRTSGDVEIVLKSLLALLDSLMSLLKTASKVERHNTVTEMMKSVEDFLRVLAFALPSGLSSVSSETTELAMYIRGAGSQNQSSAQLVQNETQMELNWDAASKEGEAFSLAGLLTYHGLEHMMSDARVEGEEWEQVGKSPEWLQEVGKPSYKVLSRVAAAFVGHNETKLLNSPVTVSFNHQKPDWKPGMKVICAFWKPVNGSGHWSEKGCTRLTSTDSQTVCQCTHMTSFAVLMAFYDIEDRGLDVITKVGLVVSLVCLFLSILTFLFCRAIRGIRTTIHLHLCLALFTADVIFLLGAGNPSNMIACAIVAGLLHYSFLSVFCWMLLEGVELYLMVVQVFKTHSLKHWHIFLVGYGLPAVLVGISAAINSKGYGNKNCWLTRDGGFLWSFLGPVSLIIMVNAIVFVVTVWKLSEKFADINPNMGKLKKERVLTITAIAQLCILGTTWIFGMFQFSDHTLVMSYIFTILNSLQGLFIFLLHCLLNKQVRDEYYRCFCKFNKDHSSDKYSDMSSTAGSNTLRAQKSSRESGM; via the exons ATGCGGACCTCTGGGGATGTTGAAATAGTTCTGAAG AGTCTTTTGGCTCTATTGGATAGTCTAATGAGTCTGTTGAAGACTGCAAGCAAGGTGGAAAGACACAATACAGTCACCGAGATGATGAAATCAGTAGAAGACTTCCTCAGAGTTTTGGCATTTGCTCTCCCCTCAGGGCTCAGCAGTGTGTCCAGTGAAACCACAG AGCTGGCCATGTACATTAGAGGAGCTGGAAGCCAAAACCAGAGCTCAGCCCAGCTGGTGCAGAATGAGACACAGATGGAGCTGAACTGGGACGcagcaagcaaagaaggagaag CCTTCAGCCTGGCTGGCCTGCTCACATACCATGGACTGGAACACATGATGTCTGATGCTCGTGTTGAAGGGGAAGAATGGGAGCAAGTTGGAAAGTCACCCGAGTGGCTACAAGAAGTGGGGAAGCCCAGCTACAAAGTATTGTCCCGGGTGGCAGCAGCTTTTGTAGGCCACAATGAGACCAAGCTGTTGAATTCCCCTGTTACTGTCAGCTTCAACCATCAGAAACCA GACTGGAAGCCAGGGATGAAAGTGATTTGTGCTTTTTGGAAGCCTGTCAATGGTAGTGGGCACTGGTCTGAAAAAGGCTGCACCCGCTTGACTTCCACAGACAGCCAAACGGTTTGCCAGTGCACTCACATGACCAGCTTCGCGGTTCTTATGGCCTTCTATGACATAGAG GACCGGGGCCTGGACGTCATTACCAAGGTGGGGCTCGTGGTCTCTCTGGTCTGCCTCTTCCTCTCCATCCTCACCTTCCTCTTCTGTCGGGCCATCCGAGGCATCCGCACCACCATCCACCTGCACCTTTGTCTGGCGCTCTTTACTGCCGATGTCATCTTCCTGCTAGGAGCTGGGAACCCTAGCAACATG aTCGCATGTGCAATAGTGGCTGGGCTCCTGCATTACTCCTTCCTGTCTGTCTTCTGCTGGATGCTGCTCGAGGGTGTGGAGCTCTACCTGATGGTGGTTCAAGTCTTCAAAACCCACAGCCTCAAGCACTGGCACATATTCCTGGTGGGATATGGACTACCAGCTGTCTTAGTGGGCATCTCAGCTGCCATCAACAGCAAAGGCTACGGCAACAAAAA TTGCTGGCTTACGAGAGATGGTGGATTCCTATGGAGCTTCTTAGGACCAGTCTCTTTAATTATCATG GTCAATGCCATTGTCTTTGTGGTTACTGTCTGGAAGCTTTCTGAGAAGTTTGCCGACATCAATCCCAACATGGgtaaattaaaaaaggaaag GGTGCTCACAATTACTGCCATCGCCCAGCTCTGTATCCTGGGCACCACTTGGATCTTCGGCATGTTTCAGTTCAGCGACCACACCCTTGTCATGTCTTACATCTTTACCATCCTCAACAGTCTGCAAGGGCTTTTCATCTTTCTCCTGCATTGTTTGCTCAACAAACAG GTACGCGATGAATACTACCGCTGCTTCTGCAAATTTAACAAGGATCATAGCAGTGACAAGTACTCAGACATGAGCTCCACAGCAGGTTCCAACACGTTGCGG